A genomic stretch from Bosea sp. F3-2 includes:
- a CDS encoding transporter substrate-binding domain-containing protein yields MTIVSTILRCAAIAAGCLGFAAASDAQAQTPQSLLDTVQSRGSLQICTTGDYKPFTLAKDGSFEGIDIELAKSLAKALGVEAKFVQTKWADLLTDMGSGKCDVAMGGISVTLDRQKKVFFSAPYLVNGKAPIVRCADKAKFQTVADIDKPETRVIVNPGGTNERFVRANFKQAKIEVYPDNVTIFDQILAGKADLMVAESIEVKVQEKAKPGLCAVNPDEPLQYGEMGYMLPRGDATFKAFVDQWLHLAKANGEFAKIYDQFVR; encoded by the coding sequence ATGACTATCGTATCCACCATCTTGCGCTGTGCTGCCATTGCGGCAGGCTGCCTCGGCTTTGCTGCTGCCTCCGATGCGCAGGCGCAGACGCCGCAGAGCCTGCTCGACACCGTCCAGAGCCGCGGATCGCTGCAGATCTGCACGACCGGCGATTACAAGCCTTTTACTCTGGCGAAAGATGGCTCCTTCGAGGGCATCGACATCGAACTGGCGAAGTCGCTCGCCAAGGCGCTCGGCGTCGAGGCCAAATTCGTCCAGACGAAATGGGCTGATCTTCTGACCGATATGGGCTCGGGCAAATGCGACGTCGCGATGGGCGGCATCTCGGTGACGCTCGACCGGCAGAAGAAGGTGTTCTTCTCGGCGCCCTATCTCGTCAACGGCAAGGCGCCGATCGTGCGCTGCGCCGACAAGGCGAAATTCCAGACGGTCGCCGACATCGACAAGCCGGAAACCCGCGTCATCGTCAATCCGGGCGGCACCAACGAGCGCTTCGTGCGCGCGAATTTCAAGCAGGCCAAGATCGAGGTCTATCCCGACAACGTCACGATCTTCGACCAGATCCTCGCCGGCAAGGCGGACCTCATGGTCGCGGAGTCGATCGAGGTGAAGGTGCAGGAAAAGGCCAAGCCCGGCCTCTGCGCGGTCAATCCAGACGAGCCGCTGCAATATGGCGAGATGGGCTACATGCTCCCGCGCGGCGACGCCACCTTCAAGGCCTTCGTCGATCAGTGGCTGCACCTCGCCAAGGCAAATGGCGAGTTCGCAAAGATCTACGACCAGTTCGTGCGCTGA
- the hisF gene encoding imidazole glycerol phosphate synthase subunit HisF — MTLKTRIIPCLDVKDGRVVKGVKFLDLVDAGDPVEAAKAYDAAGADELCFLDITASHEDRGILLDVVTRTAEACFMPLTVGGGVRKVEDIRALLLAGADKVSINTAAVTNRQFVKEAAEKFGDQCIVVAIDAKQVSPGRWEIFTHGGRNATGIEAVAFAREVVSLGAGELLVTSMDKDGTKSGYDLGLTCAIADAVSVPVIASGGVGNLDDLVAGVSEGHASAVLAASIFHFGTYTIQQAKAHMAEAGLRMRLD; from the coding sequence ATGACCTTGAAAACCCGCATCATCCCCTGCCTCGACGTCAAGGACGGCCGTGTGGTCAAGGGTGTGAAGTTCCTCGACCTCGTCGATGCCGGCGATCCGGTCGAGGCCGCCAAGGCCTATGACGCGGCCGGCGCGGACGAGCTTTGCTTCCTCGACATCACCGCGAGCCATGAGGACCGCGGCATCCTGCTCGATGTGGTGACGCGCACGGCCGAGGCCTGCTTCATGCCGCTGACCGTCGGCGGCGGCGTGCGCAAGGTCGAGGATATCCGCGCTTTGCTGCTTGCCGGCGCCGACAAGGTCTCAATCAACACCGCCGCCGTCACCAACAGGCAATTCGTCAAGGAAGCGGCCGAGAAGTTCGGCGACCAGTGCATCGTCGTCGCCATCGACGCCAAGCAGGTCTCGCCCGGCCGCTGGGAGATCTTCACCCATGGCGGGCGCAATGCCACCGGTATCGAGGCCGTCGCCTTCGCGCGCGAGGTCGTCTCGCTGGGAGCGGGCGAACTGCTCGTGACCTCGATGGACAAGGACGGCACCAAGTCAGGTTACGATCTCGGCCTGACCTGCGCGATTGCCGATGCGGTCTCGGTCCCGGTCATCGCCTCGGGCGGCGTCGGCAATCTCGACGATCTGGTCGCCGGCGTCAGCGAAGGCCATGCTTCGGCCGTGCTCGCCGCCTCGATCTTCCATTTCGGCACCTACACGATTCAGCAGGCCAAGGCGCATATGGCGGAAGCGGGCTTGAGGATGAGGCTGGACTGA
- a CDS encoding phosphoribosyl-ATP diphosphatase, with product MTTFTLADLEARIAERANASPEESWTAKLIAAGPERAAKKFGEEAVEAVIAAVKGDRAELIAESADVLYHLLVVLKARDVALQDVLSQLEARTVRSGLAEKAARPR from the coding sequence ATGACCACCTTCACCCTCGCCGATCTCGAAGCCCGCATTGCCGAGCGGGCTAACGCCTCGCCCGAGGAATCCTGGACCGCCAAGCTCATCGCAGCCGGGCCGGAACGGGCCGCCAAGAAGTTCGGCGAGGAAGCGGTCGAGGCCGTCATCGCCGCCGTGAAGGGCGACCGGGCCGAGCTCATCGCCGAAAGTGCCGATGTGCTTTATCATCTTTTGGTCGTGCTCAAGGCCCGCGATGTTGCATTGCAAGACGTCTTGAGCCAGCTTGAGGCTCGCACCGTCCGTTCCGGACTGGCGGAAAAGGCGGCCCGGCCCCGTTGA
- the coaA gene encoding type I pantothenate kinase, with translation MDQRPINTPPERELISPYRLFSRDEWAHLRADTPLTLSVDDLTKLQSINDPISLDEIVAIYLPLSRLLSLYVAATQGLFKATQRFLLAESEVKVPYVIGVAGSVAVGKSTTARVLKALLSRWPNTPKVELVTTDGFLLPNAELERRGLMQRKGFPESYDGAAILRFLSDVKAGKPQVTAPVYSHLVYDVVPGETVTVERPDILILEGLNVLQPNRMPKDGTVIPFVSDYFDFSVYLDADENDLHRWYVNRFMTLRHTAFRDPRSFFRKYAEIGEEEALAIAEKLWTGINLPNLQENILPTRQRASLILTKGASHRIQQVALRRL, from the coding sequence ATGGACCAGCGCCCCATCAACACCCCGCCCGAACGCGAACTGATCTCGCCCTACCGTCTGTTCTCGCGGGACGAATGGGCGCATCTGCGCGCCGACACGCCGCTGACGCTCTCGGTCGACGATCTGACCAAGCTGCAATCGATCAACGATCCGATCTCGCTCGACGAGATCGTGGCGATCTACCTGCCGCTGTCGCGCCTGCTCTCGCTCTATGTCGCCGCGACGCAGGGCCTGTTCAAGGCGACGCAGCGCTTCCTCCTGGCCGAGTCCGAGGTCAAGGTGCCCTATGTCATCGGGGTCGCCGGCTCGGTCGCGGTGGGCAAATCGACCACGGCGCGCGTGCTGAAGGCGCTGCTCTCGCGCTGGCCGAACACGCCGAAGGTCGAGCTGGTCACCACCGACGGCTTCCTTCTGCCCAATGCCGAGCTCGAGCGGCGCGGCCTGATGCAGCGCAAAGGCTTCCCCGAGAGCTATGACGGCGCGGCGATCCTGCGCTTCCTCTCGGATGTGAAGGCCGGCAAGCCGCAGGTGACGGCGCCGGTCTATTCGCACCTCGTCTATGACGTGGTGCCGGGCGAGACGGTGACGGTCGAGCGGCCGGACATCCTGATCCTCGAAGGGCTCAACGTGCTGCAGCCGAACCGGATGCCGAAGGACGGCACGGTGATCCCCTTCGTCTCCGATTATTTCGATTTCTCGGTCTATCTCGACGCCGACGAGAACGATCTGCATCGCTGGTATGTCAATCGCTTCATGACGCTGCGCCACACCGCCTTCCGCGATCCGCGCTCCTTCTTCCGCAAATATGCGGAGATCGGCGAGGAAGAGGCGCTCGCCATCGCCGAGAAGCTCTGGACCGGCATCAACCTGCCGAACCTGCAGGAGAACATCCTGCCCACGCGCCAGCGCGCCAGCCTGATCCTGACCAAGGGCGCGAGCCACCGCATCCAGCAGGTTGCGCTGAGACGATTGTAG
- a CDS encoding DUF1697 domain-containing protein, protein MTTYVALLHSIVLGPGKRLAMADLKAMTAALGFGDPRTWVATGNLIFEGDDAPLAEIENRLEAAFRSGFGKHVDIILRTAQVWRRLAAQNPFPDRNGANIGIRVMRTPLGPDALSMLGGIAAPGVGLALADGDLWINFGGKPNETKLLSHLTTKKLGIGTLRNANTVNALSTMLD, encoded by the coding sequence ATGACGACCTATGTCGCCCTCCTCCACTCGATCGTGCTCGGCCCCGGCAAGCGACTGGCGATGGCGGACCTGAAGGCTATGACGGCGGCGCTCGGCTTTGGCGATCCGCGCACCTGGGTTGCCACCGGCAATCTGATCTTCGAGGGCGACGATGCGCCCCTCGCGGAGATCGAAAACCGATTGGAAGCGGCCTTCCGCTCCGGTTTCGGCAAGCATGTCGATATCATCCTGCGCACAGCGCAGGTCTGGCGGCGGCTTGCCGCCCAAAATCCCTTCCCGGACAGGAACGGCGCCAATATCGGCATCCGCGTCATGCGAACGCCGCTCGGTCCAGACGCCTTGTCCATGCTCGGCGGGATCGCCGCGCCTGGCGTTGGTCTTGCCCTCGCGGACGGCGATTTATGGATCAATTTCGGCGGCAAGCCGAATGAGACGAAGCTGCTCTCGCATCTGACGACCAAAAAACTCGGTATCGGCACGCTGCGCAACGCCAATACCGTCAATGCGCTTTCCACAATGCTGGACTGA
- a CDS encoding VTT domain-containing protein produces the protein MLEHLDLSPLGLMAGAAFVAATLLPAQSEAVFIGLLATKSADPLALFLTASLANTAGSIVNWWLGRLITRHGVEKLPARLRPDPIRFGQAQAFFGRFGWPSLLLAWLPVVGDPLTFVAGTLNYPPGRFIALVLLGKAGRYAALWAGWVSLA, from the coding sequence GTGCTGGAGCACCTCGATCTTTCCCCTCTCGGCCTGATGGCCGGTGCGGCCTTCGTCGCCGCCACCTTGCTGCCGGCGCAGTCGGAAGCGGTCTTCATCGGATTGCTGGCGACGAAGAGCGCCGATCCGCTCGCGCTGTTCCTGACCGCGAGCCTCGCCAACACCGCCGGCTCCATCGTCAACTGGTGGCTGGGGCGGCTGATCACGCGCCATGGCGTCGAGAAGCTGCCCGCACGGCTGCGGCCGGACCCGATCCGCTTCGGCCAGGCCCAAGCCTTCTTCGGACGCTTCGGCTGGCCGTCGCTGCTACTGGCCTGGCTGCCCGTCGTCGGCGACCCGCTGACCTTCGTTGCCGGCACGCTGAACTATCCGCCCGGCCGCTTCATCGCGCTCGTGTTGCTCGGCAAGGCGGGCCGCTACGCCGCGCTCTGGGCGGGTTGGGTGAGCCTCGCCTGA
- a CDS encoding RidA family protein produces MSIQRMGVGPRMSKAVVHGDTVYLAGQVADKAAGKSVGEQTADILGIIDGLLAEAGTDKSKLLMVNIWLSDMSTFAEMNAVWDKWVVAGQTPGRATVEAKLAAPQFTVEIAVIAAK; encoded by the coding sequence ATGAGCATTCAGCGTATGGGCGTCGGCCCGCGCATGTCCAAGGCCGTCGTGCACGGCGACACCGTCTATCTGGCGGGCCAGGTCGCGGACAAGGCCGCCGGCAAGAGCGTGGGCGAGCAGACCGCCGACATCCTCGGCATCATCGACGGGCTCCTGGCCGAGGCCGGCACCGACAAGTCGAAGCTGCTGATGGTCAATATCTGGCTCTCCGACATGTCGACCTTCGCCGAGATGAACGCCGTCTGGGACAAGTGGGTCGTCGCCGGCCAGACCCCGGGCCGCGCCACGGTCGAGGCCAAGCTCGCTGCGCCGCAGTTCACCGTCGAGATCGCGGTCATCGCCGCGAAGTAA
- a CDS encoding aminotransferase, producing MNPIFSALPTTVFEAMSQLARETGAVNLGQGFPDDPGPEDVRRKAADAVMDGWNQYPPMMGLPELRQAVATHYKHWQGLDLDPNSEVMVTSGATEAIAGALMALVTPGDEVVLFEPMYDAYLPLVRRAGGIPKFVTLTPPHFGLTEQALAKAFSPKTKVVLFNNPLNPTATIFGQADLDLLADFCVRHDAIAICDEVWEHVVFDGHRHASVLGRPGMRERTVKISSAGKIFSLTGWKVGLVMAAPAIMRVLAKAHQYITFTTPPNLQAAVAYGLGKADDYFEDMRADFQRSRDRFATGLRDLGFAVLPSAGTYFLNVDIAPLGESDDADFCRRLVTESGVAAIPVSAFYAEGAVRNVVRFCFAKRDATLDAALERLATRRPR from the coding sequence ATGAATCCGATCTTCTCCGCTCTCCCGACCACCGTCTTCGAGGCGATGTCGCAGCTCGCGCGCGAAACCGGCGCGGTCAATCTCGGCCAGGGCTTCCCGGATGATCCGGGGCCGGAGGATGTGCGGCGCAAGGCCGCGGATGCCGTCATGGACGGCTGGAACCAGTATCCGCCGATGATGGGTCTGCCTGAACTGCGCCAGGCGGTCGCCACGCATTACAAGCACTGGCAGGGCCTCGATCTCGATCCGAACAGCGAGGTGATGGTGACCTCCGGTGCGACCGAGGCGATTGCCGGAGCGCTGATGGCGCTCGTCACGCCTGGCGACGAGGTCGTGCTGTTCGAGCCGATGTACGATGCCTATCTGCCGCTGGTGCGGCGCGCCGGCGGCATTCCGAAATTCGTGACGCTGACGCCGCCGCATTTCGGGCTGACGGAGCAGGCCTTGGCCAAGGCCTTCTCGCCGAAGACGAAGGTCGTGCTGTTCAACAACCCGCTCAACCCGACGGCGACGATCTTCGGCCAGGCCGATCTCGACCTCCTCGCCGATTTCTGCGTACGCCACGATGCGATCGCGATCTGCGACGAGGTCTGGGAGCATGTCGTCTTCGACGGGCATCGCCATGCCTCGGTGCTCGGCCGGCCGGGCATGCGCGAGCGCACCGTTAAGATCTCGTCGGCCGGCAAGATTTTCTCGCTCACCGGCTGGAAGGTCGGGCTTGTCATGGCCGCTCCCGCGATCATGCGGGTCCTGGCCAAGGCGCATCAGTACATCACCTTCACCACCCCGCCGAACCTGCAAGCGGCGGTTGCCTACGGGCTCGGCAAGGCGGACGACTACTTCGAGGACATGCGTGCCGATTTCCAGCGCTCGCGCGACCGTTTCGCCACGGGACTGCGCGATCTCGGCTTTGCGGTGCTGCCCAGCGCCGGAACCTATTTCCTCAATGTCGACATCGCTCCACTCGGCGAGAGCGATGATGCCGATTTCTGCCGGCGGCTCGTCACCGAGAGCGGCGTCGCCGCGATCCCGGTCAGCGCCTTCTATGCCGAGGGCGCGGTGAGGAATGTCGTCCGCTTCTGCTTCGCCAAGCGCGATGCGACGCTCGATGCCGCGCTGGAGAGGCTTGCAACCCGCCGTCCGCGCTGA
- a CDS encoding cobyric acid synthase, translated as MPRAPTPAIMILGTGSNVGKSLVVAGLCRLFANRGLRVRPFKPQNMSNNAAATAGGEIGRAQALQARAARIEPHPDMNPVLLKPEGEQGSQIILQGRVAGRLASRDFARRGDFLPRVLESFGRLSESADLVIVEGAGSPAETNLRARDIANLGFARAAGVPAVLVGDIDRGGVIASLVGTHAVLDPADRAMIRAFAINRFRGDVGLFGPGLDTIATATGWPSLGVIPWFAAAARLPAEDGLDIRSGQKPGARLKIAVPVLPGIANFDDLDPLKLEDAVDLAMIGPGQALPGDADLVILPGSKTTLRDLAALRREGWDIDILAHRRRGGHILGLCGGYQMLGHVVRDPLGLEGTAGEAPGLGLLDVETCLDAEKTVREIGFADIASATHGQAYEIHLGRTTGGDTLHAPFQVDGRAEGAASPDGRVAGCYLHGIFASDAVRGAWLTRIAGAGLSSMLNYDDAVDRTLDALADHLERHLDTVTLLDIAKSRAPTS; from the coding sequence ATGCCTCGCGCTCCTACGCCCGCCATCATGATCCTCGGCACCGGCTCCAATGTCGGCAAGTCGCTGGTCGTCGCCGGTCTCTGCCGGCTCTTCGCGAATCGCGGGCTGCGCGTGCGCCCCTTCAAGCCGCAGAACATGTCGAACAATGCCGCCGCCACGGCCGGAGGCGAGATCGGACGCGCACAGGCGCTGCAGGCCCGCGCCGCACGCATCGAGCCGCATCCCGACATGAACCCGGTCCTGCTGAAGCCCGAAGGCGAGCAGGGCAGCCAGATCATCCTGCAGGGCCGCGTCGCCGGGCGGCTGGCCTCCCGCGATTTCGCGCGGCGCGGCGATTTCCTGCCCCGCGTGCTGGAAAGCTTCGGGCGCCTTAGCGAATCGGCCGATCTCGTCATCGTCGAAGGAGCCGGCTCGCCGGCCGAGACCAATCTGCGCGCCCGCGACATCGCCAATCTCGGCTTTGCGCGAGCCGCCGGCGTTCCTGCGGTGCTGGTCGGCGATATCGATCGCGGCGGGGTGATCGCCAGCCTCGTCGGCACCCATGCCGTGCTCGATCCGGCCGATCGGGCGATGATACGCGCCTTCGCGATCAATCGGTTCCGCGGCGATGTCGGGTTGTTCGGCCCCGGCCTCGATACCATCGCGACCGCGACGGGCTGGCCCTCTCTCGGTGTCATCCCCTGGTTCGCGGCTGCGGCGCGCCTGCCCGCGGAAGACGGACTTGATATCCGCTCGGGGCAGAAGCCCGGCGCGCGCCTGAAGATCGCCGTGCCGGTGCTGCCCGGCATCGCCAATTTCGACGACCTCGACCCGCTCAAGCTCGAGGATGCCGTCGACCTCGCGATGATCGGCCCCGGCCAGGCGCTGCCGGGGGATGCCGATCTCGTCATCCTGCCGGGTTCCAAGACGACCTTGCGGGACCTTGCCGCGTTGCGACGGGAGGGCTGGGACATCGACATCCTCGCCCATCGCCGGCGCGGAGGACATATCCTCGGCCTCTGCGGCGGCTATCAGATGCTCGGGCACGTGGTCCGCGACCCGCTGGGACTGGAGGGCACCGCCGGAGAGGCGCCGGGCCTCGGCCTTCTCGATGTCGAAACCTGCCTCGATGCCGAGAAGACCGTTCGCGAGATCGGCTTCGCCGACATTGCGAGCGCCACGCATGGGCAAGCCTACGAGATCCATCTCGGCCGAACCACAGGCGGCGACACCCTCCACGCGCCGTTCCAGGTCGATGGGAGGGCCGAAGGGGCGGCAAGCCCCGACGGGCGGGTCGCTGGCTGCTATCTGCATGGCATCTTTGCTTCGGATGCAGTGCGCGGCGCCTGGCTTACCCGCATTGCGGGCGCCGGCCTGTCGTCGATGCTGAACTACGACGATGCCGTCGACAGAACGCTCGATGCACTCGCGGACCATCTCGAGCGCCATCTCGACACCGTTACGCTGCTGGATATCGCGAAATCGCGCGCTCCGACCTCATAA
- a CDS encoding TetR/AcrR family transcriptional regulator has protein sequence MSHSERDTKQIIVDTAERFFRDIGYQKTTVADIAKSLRMSPANVYRFFDSKKSINEAVLERYKREQEEAIATIAAEDRPAADRLRDILATSYRLNAARFAGHAKMQEMVCAAMEESWDAIIAHIERFDVVLRRVVADGIARGEFRPMEPAHATGCIRTAMIRFMHPLLITQCECIPGPSPDEMIAFVLSALEARPSVN, from the coding sequence GTGAGTCATTCCGAACGCGATACCAAGCAGATCATCGTCGACACCGCCGAACGTTTTTTTCGGGACATCGGCTATCAGAAGACGACCGTGGCGGACATCGCGAAGTCCCTACGGATGAGCCCCGCCAATGTCTACCGCTTCTTCGATTCCAAGAAGTCGATCAATGAGGCCGTGCTGGAGCGCTACAAGCGCGAGCAGGAAGAAGCCATCGCCACCATCGCCGCCGAGGATCGGCCTGCGGCAGATCGGCTACGCGATATCCTCGCGACCTCCTATCGGCTCAACGCCGCCCGCTTCGCCGGGCATGCCAAGATGCAGGAAATGGTCTGTGCGGCGATGGAGGAGAGCTGGGACGCGATCATCGCGCATATCGAGCGCTTCGACGTCGTTCTGCGCCGGGTCGTGGCCGATGGCATCGCCCGTGGCGAATTCCGGCCTATGGAGCCTGCCCATGCGACGGGCTGCATCCGCACGGCGATGATCCGATTCATGCATCCTCTGCTGATCACGCAATGCGAGTGCATTCCCGGCCCCTCGCCCGACGAAATGATCGCCTTCGTCCTCAGCGCGCTGGAAGCCAGGCCGTCTGTGAACTGA
- a CDS encoding nucleoside-diphosphate sugar epimerase/dehydratase, with translation MPKQNLKKTAVVVHDLVMTALAIWLVFVVRFEGGQLDEHLRYLPRFLPFFVAYAGLVYWFFSLYRSKWRFASLPDLSNIVKAVSILTVSLLVIDYVLVAPNFYGNFYFGKITIALYWLVQTSLLGGPRLAYRYLKYARSRSNAGREGTLPTLILGRGVEVEMVIRAIETGTMKRLRPSGILSPRPDDLGQSIRGVPVLGLLSDIEAIASDATERGEAFRRIVATPSALLPEAQPEKWLARTRKLALPISRIETLGEGARDTEVAPLEIEDLLVRSTVAIDRERLGAFLEGKRVIVTGGGGSIGSEICLRCAAFGAAELLIVESSEPALFQITEQLAVQAPDTAVSGVLADVRDRDRIMPLFVAFQPDIVVHAAALKHVPYLEADWSEGIKTNIFGSVNVTDAAVAAGAKIFVMISTDKAIEPVSMLGATKRFAEMYAQSRDAEFVAAASDMRLVAVRFGNVLGSVGSVVPKFKAQIARGGPVTVTSPDMIRYFMTIREACDLVLTAASHATVDGQHAERAAVYVLKMGQPMRIMDLAERMIRLAGFEPGEDIEIIVSGVRPGERLNEILFARDEPMAETGLDGVMAAKPIFAGRARLQGWLSRLDAAVKADDRAAANAVLDEAIPDFSQREAQQPDAPEPLSSLQAAASRP, from the coding sequence CTGCCCAAACAGAATCTGAAGAAGACAGCTGTCGTCGTCCACGACCTCGTGATGACGGCGCTGGCGATCTGGCTCGTCTTCGTCGTTCGCTTCGAAGGCGGGCAGCTCGACGAGCATCTGCGCTACCTGCCGCGCTTCCTGCCGTTCTTCGTGGCTTATGCCGGGCTGGTCTACTGGTTCTTCTCGCTCTACCGCTCGAAGTGGCGCTTCGCCTCGCTGCCGGACCTGTCGAACATCGTCAAGGCCGTCTCGATCCTCACCGTGAGCTTGCTGGTGATCGACTATGTGCTGGTCGCACCGAACTTTTACGGCAATTTCTATTTCGGCAAGATCACCATCGCGCTCTACTGGCTCGTCCAGACCTCTCTGCTGGGCGGACCGCGCCTTGCCTATCGCTACTTGAAATATGCCCGGTCGCGCTCCAACGCAGGACGCGAGGGGACTCTGCCGACCCTGATTCTGGGGCGTGGCGTCGAAGTCGAAATGGTGATCCGCGCGATCGAGACGGGGACGATGAAGCGATTGCGGCCATCTGGCATTCTGTCGCCTCGCCCCGACGATCTCGGCCAGTCGATCCGCGGCGTCCCGGTGCTCGGCTTGCTCTCCGACATCGAGGCGATCGCGTCCGATGCCACCGAACGCGGGGAGGCCTTCCGCCGCATCGTCGCCACGCCGTCGGCTCTGTTGCCTGAAGCACAGCCCGAGAAATGGCTCGCCCGGACCCGCAAGCTCGCCCTGCCGATCTCGCGCATCGAAACCCTGGGCGAAGGCGCGCGCGACACCGAGGTTGCACCGCTGGAGATCGAAGACCTCTTGGTGCGTTCGACGGTCGCCATCGACCGCGAGCGGCTCGGCGCCTTTCTCGAGGGCAAGCGGGTGATCGTCACGGGCGGCGGCGGGTCGATCGGCTCGGAGATCTGCCTGCGCTGCGCCGCCTTCGGCGCGGCCGAGCTGCTGATCGTCGAGAGTTCGGAGCCCGCCCTGTTCCAGATCACCGAGCAGCTTGCTGTCCAGGCTCCGGACACGGCTGTCTCGGGTGTCCTGGCCGATGTCCGCGACCGCGACCGCATCATGCCGCTCTTCGTCGCCTTCCAGCCCGACATCGTCGTCCACGCTGCTGCGCTGAAGCACGTTCCCTATCTTGAGGCGGATTGGAGCGAGGGCATCAAGACCAACATCTTCGGCTCGGTGAACGTCACTGATGCCGCTGTCGCTGCCGGAGCGAAGATCTTCGTGATGATCTCGACCGACAAGGCGATCGAGCCGGTCTCGATGCTCGGCGCGACCAAGCGCTTCGCGGAGATGTATGCGCAGTCGCGCGATGCCGAGTTCGTGGCCGCCGCCTCCGACATGCGGCTCGTGGCGGTGCGCTTCGGCAATGTGCTCGGCTCCGTCGGTTCGGTGGTGCCGAAATTCAAGGCGCAGATCGCCCGGGGCGGCCCCGTCACCGTCACCAGCCCCGACATGATCCGCTACTTCATGACGATCCGCGAGGCCTGTGACCTCGTGCTGACTGCGGCGTCGCACGCCACCGTCGATGGGCAGCATGCCGAGCGGGCAGCGGTTTATGTGCTCAAGATGGGCCAGCCCATGCGGATCATGGACCTGGCCGAGCGGATGATCCGCCTTGCCGGTTTCGAGCCGGGCGAGGATATCGAGATCATCGTCTCCGGCGTCCGCCCCGGCGAGCGCCTGAACGAAATCCTGTTCGCTCGCGACGAGCCGATGGCCGAGACCGGGCTCGACGGCGTCATGGCGGCCAAGCCGATCTTCGCCGGCCGCGCCCGCCTGCAAGGCTGGCTTTCACGGCTGGACGCGGCCGTGAAAGCCGACGACCGCGCCGCGGCCAATGCGGTGCTCGACGAGGCGATCCCCGATTTCAGCCAGCGCGAGGCCCAGCAGCCAGACGCGCCAGAGCCGCTTTCGTCTCTGCAGGCGGCTGCCAGCCGGCCTTGA
- a CDS encoding NAD-dependent epimerase/dehydratase family protein, whose product MASPLILVTGASGFVGPHVVAALNQAGHRLRLAQRRPHDAPDGIETIVTGDLAGPIDWRPALEGVDHVVHMAGLAHAGPGLDEALYNRINTEATLELAQAAVAAGVRRFVYLSSIKALSGAFDGPPLSEAAEPVPGDAYGRSKLAAERGLDRLALDWVALRPTLIYGSGVKANMAALLRLARLPIPLPFGDLKAPRSLLAVENMADAIRFTLTPDCPARQAYTVSDPEPISVADILAALRSGLGRSPGLLAVPEALLRRLARLAGREETFLKLAGSLVARPERLLKAGWQPPAETKAALARLAAGPRAG is encoded by the coding sequence ATGGCTAGCCCGTTGATCCTCGTGACCGGCGCCAGCGGCTTCGTTGGCCCGCACGTCGTTGCGGCTCTGAACCAGGCCGGCCATCGCCTGCGTCTCGCCCAGCGTCGGCCGCACGACGCACCAGACGGCATCGAAACCATCGTGACGGGCGATCTGGCGGGGCCGATCGATTGGCGGCCGGCCCTCGAAGGCGTCGATCACGTCGTTCACATGGCAGGTCTTGCCCATGCCGGGCCGGGCCTGGACGAGGCGCTCTACAACCGCATCAACACCGAAGCGACGCTGGAGCTGGCGCAAGCGGCCGTGGCGGCCGGCGTGCGGCGTTTCGTCTACCTCTCCTCGATCAAGGCGCTGTCCGGCGCCTTCGACGGACCGCCCTTGTCCGAAGCGGCAGAGCCTGTGCCCGGCGATGCCTATGGCCGCTCAAAGCTCGCGGCCGAACGCGGGCTCGATCGGCTCGCTCTCGATTGGGTGGCGCTGCGCCCCACGCTGATCTATGGCTCCGGCGTCAAGGCCAACATGGCGGCGTTGCTCAGGCTCGCGCGGCTCCCCATCCCCCTCCCGTTCGGGGATCTGAAGGCGCCGCGCTCATTGCTTGCCGTCGAAAACATGGCCGACGCTATCCGCTTCACCCTGACGCCCGATTGCCCGGCGCGGCAGGCCTATACGGTCTCCGACCCCGAGCCGATCAGCGTCGCCGACATCCTGGCGGCGCTGCGCTCCGGCCTCGGCCGTTCGCCGGGGCTGCTTGCGGTGCCGGAAGCCTTGCTCAGGCGGCTGGCGCGCCTCGCCGGGCGCGAGGAGACCTTTCTCAAGCTGGCGGGGAGCCTCGTCGCGCGGCCCGAGCGCCTGCTCAAGGCCGGCTGGCAGCCGCCTGCAGAGACGAAAGCGGCTCTGGCGCGTCTGGCTGCTGGGCCTCGCGCTGGCTGA